Proteins co-encoded in one Novosphingobium sp. PP1Y genomic window:
- a CDS encoding PLP-dependent aminotransferase family protein — protein sequence MLRPWQVTLSERIDPERGTPIYMQIIHALIRDIETGRLTSGTFLPSSRELAGALGVNRKTVVLAYEDLIAQGWLSTEGTRGTMVSRSLPSSPSGEPSVEAGARFDQALYRFAEAPDRPLALPGGKGIKLDEGAPDGRLFPADQLARAYRSAISRASRSNRLQYRDPRGSEGLREQVAEMLRTQRGLPVSMENICITRGSQNGLFLALQVLIEPGDTVIVEELTYEPAVAAIRALGGKVIPVGLDEEGINVAEVEECCRRHAVRAIFLTPHHQFPTTVALRPERRLQLLDLARQFGVAIIEDDYDHEFHFQSQPLLPMAGYAPAQVIYLGSMSKLLLPALRIGYMAAPEKVIDAIAHRVSLTDGMGNTVTEDAAAELIRSGEVRRHARKAWRVYSERRESFARLLHEHLGEHCSFAVPDGGLAFWLRFSGDLDLIEARAREQGLRFASHRSFMARDTAAKGMRLGFASLNEAEAERAIAALAAATRAD from the coding sequence CCTGATCCGGGACATCGAGACCGGGCGCCTGACTTCCGGCACGTTCCTGCCCAGCAGCCGCGAACTGGCCGGCGCGCTCGGCGTCAATCGCAAGACCGTGGTCCTCGCCTACGAGGATCTCATCGCGCAGGGCTGGCTATCGACCGAGGGCACGCGCGGAACCATGGTCTCGCGCTCGCTGCCCAGCAGCCCATCGGGAGAACCTTCGGTCGAAGCCGGAGCCAGGTTCGATCAGGCCCTTTACCGCTTTGCCGAGGCGCCGGACCGGCCTCTTGCCCTGCCCGGCGGCAAGGGCATCAAGCTCGACGAAGGTGCACCCGACGGGCGGCTGTTTCCCGCCGACCAGCTTGCCCGCGCCTATCGCTCGGCGATCAGCCGGGCTTCACGCTCGAACCGTCTGCAGTACCGCGACCCGCGTGGATCGGAAGGCCTGCGCGAACAAGTGGCCGAAATGCTGCGCACCCAGCGCGGTCTGCCAGTCTCGATGGAGAACATCTGCATCACCCGCGGCAGCCAGAACGGCCTGTTCCTGGCGCTGCAGGTGCTGATCGAGCCGGGCGATACGGTGATCGTCGAGGAACTGACTTACGAGCCCGCCGTCGCCGCGATCCGGGCGCTGGGCGGCAAGGTCATCCCGGTCGGTCTCGACGAGGAGGGCATCAATGTGGCGGAAGTGGAGGAATGCTGCCGCCGCCATGCGGTGCGCGCGATCTTCCTGACGCCGCACCACCAGTTCCCGACGACGGTCGCGCTGCGGCCCGAGCGGCGTCTGCAGCTCCTCGATCTCGCCCGCCAGTTCGGGGTGGCGATCATCGAGGACGATTACGACCACGAATTCCATTTCCAGTCGCAGCCGCTGCTGCCGATGGCGGGATATGCCCCGGCCCAGGTGATCTACCTGGGATCGATGTCCAAGCTGCTCCTGCCTGCCTTGCGCATCGGCTACATGGCCGCGCCGGAAAAGGTCATCGACGCCATCGCCCACCGTGTTTCGCTGACCGACGGCATGGGCAATACGGTGACCGAGGATGCCGCCGCCGAACTGATCCGAAGCGGTGAGGTGCGTCGCCACGCGCGCAAGGCCTGGAGGGTCTATTCCGAGCGGCGCGAGTCCTTTGCCAGGCTGCTGCACGAGCATCTTGGCGAGCATTGCAGTTTCGCGGTCCCGGATGGCGGGCTGGCCTTCTGGCTGCGCTTTTCCGGCGACCTCGACCTGATCGAGGCGCGGGCGCGGGAGCAGGGCCTGCGCTTTGCCAGCCATCGCTCGTTCATGGCCCGCGATACGGCGGCAAAGGGCATGCGGCTGGGGTTTGCGAGCCTCAACGAAGCGGAAGCCGAACGCGCCATCGCCGCCCTCGCGGCGGCCACCAGGGCGGACTGA